AGTGACCGGATACGTGGATGATGTGCGCCCGTATCTGGACCGCGCTGCGGTGGTGGTGGTTCCCCTGCGCAGCGGCGGAGGCATGCGCCTGAAGATCCTGGAGGCGATGGCCGTGGGGAAACCCGTTGTCAGCACCCCGATGGGGGCCGAGGGAATCTCCGCCGAGAACGGGCGGGAAATTATCCTCGCCGCCCCCAACCGTTCCTTCGGTGTGGAAGTCGTCCGGCTGCTGCGCGACCCCGCGGAGCGCAAACGGATCGGCAAAGCCGCCCGCCTGTGGGCGGAAGGCTATGGATGGGACCGGATCGCCGCCGACCTTGAAGGGGAATATCAGGCGCTGACCGGCTCCCGCGGCCCATGACCGATCCCCGGCCGTCGGTTTCCGTATTGATCCCGTGCCGCAACGAGGAACGTACGATCGAACAGGTCCTCGACGCATTGCGCGCCCAGACCTATCCGTCGGAGCAGGTGGAAGTGATCGTGGCCGACGGCCGTTCGACGGACGGGACACGGGATAAACTCCGGGCCTATGCCCGGGCCCATCCCGGATGGACGCTGCGACAAATCGACAATCCCGGCCAGACTGCGCCGGCGGGGCTGAACGCGGGCCTGCGGGAGGCCCGGGGCGAGATCATCCTGCGCATGGACGCGCACGCCGTTCCGGATCCGGACTACATCGAGCGCGTCGTGGAAACCTTGGCGCGCACGGGATGCGACGGGGTGGGCGGAGGGATCGACATTCAGCCGGGGGGACCGGGGCTGATCGCGCGCGCGATCGCGGCCGCCGTCGCCAATCCGTTCGCCACCGGCGGGGTGCGCTACCGTTCGGGTGGACAGGCGGGGGAAGTGGACACCGTCCCCTTCGCGGCGTTCCGCCGCGAAGTGTTCCGGCGGGTGGGGGAATTCAACGAAGGGGTTCCGGTCAACGAGGATTACGAATTCAACTACCGGGTGCGCGCCGCCGGGGGAAGGATCTTTTTTTCTCCGGCAATCCGATCGCGCTACATCGCCCGCGGCCGACCGGGCGCGCTCATTCGCCAATATTATTCCTACGGGCATCAGAAGGCGGTTATGCTGGCCTTGCACCCGAAATCCATCCGCCTCCGGCAATTCATTCCGGCAATGTTCGCAGCCTCCCTGGCCGCAGGCGCCGCGGCGGCGGCCCTCCACCGGCCGGCGGCCTTCCTGCTGGGCGTGATGCTTCTGGCGTACGGCGCGGCCGCGTTCTTTTTCGCCGCTCGGGATGCGGTTCGCCGCCGGGATCCGGCGCTTGTCCCGGCCCTCCCGCCGGTTTTTTTCTGCATCCATACTGCCTGGGGTTTGGGTTTTTGGGCCGGAATGGCCGAAATTATTGGGGATCGGCTGAGGGGAAAGGGCGGCTCCTGAGCGGCGGCCCGATTCGGTACAATGGTTTCCTTCCGCGCGGAGGCGGACTGCGTTGGCTAACTACCTCATCACCGGCGGCGCCGGTTTTATCGGGTCGCACCTCGCCGAGAGTCTGGTCCGACAGGGGCATACGGTCAGAATTCTGGATAATTTTCTGACCGGAAAAAGATCGAACCTGGCTGGGATCCGCGGCAAAGCGGAAGTCATCAAGGGGGACATCCGCGACAAGCGGGCGGTCCTGGCGGCCGTGCGCGGCATGGAGTACGTGCTGCATCACGCGGCACTGGTCTCGGTGGCCGAATCGGTCGAGCGTCCGGAGGAAACCCTCGACATCAACATCAACGGAACGCTGAACGTTCTCCAGTCGGCGAGGAAGGCGGGGGTCCGGCGGGTGGTGATGGCCTCCTCTTGCGCGGTCTATGGATCCGGACGGATTCCGGCGCGGGAAGACCAGGCTCCGCGGCCGCTTTCACCCTACGCGGTCAGCAAGCTGGCGGGCGAAGCGCTCGCGCTGTCGTTCCATCATTCCTACGGCCTGCCGGCCGCCTGTCTGCGGTATTTCAACGTTTTCGGCCCGCGTCAGGATCCCTCCTCGCCGTATTCGGGCGTGATTGCCATATTCTCCGCTCGGGCGGTTGCCGGTGAGCCGGTGACGATTTACGGCGACGGCCGCCAGACTCGGGATTTCATTTATGTCGCCGATGTGGTAGACGCCAACCTCCGGGCCTGCGAATCGGAAACCGCGCCGGGACGGGCGATGAACGTCGGCACCGGCCGCGGGCGCAGCCTGCTGCAGCTGCGTTCGGATCTGGCCGACCTGCTGGGAGCGCCGCTGGCGGTGCGGCACGCCCCGCCGCGGTCGGGGGATATCTACCATTCCCGAGGCGATCCGGCGCTGGCCCGCAAGCTGATCGGCTTCCGGCCGCGGACGGATTTCCGGGCGGGTTTGGCCGCCACGCTCGATTGGCAGCGCGGCGCGGCCGGGCGGCGGGCGCCATGAACAAATCGATCGTCTTCCTGCGCAACCGCTACCTTTTTCTGGCCGACCTGGCGATCATCGCCGCATCAATTTCGATCGCCTTCGTCCTCCGCCTGCCGTCCGAGCAGCTTCCCGTCTACGTCCCGACCGCGCTGGGGATGATCGCGGCGGCTTTGCTGATCAAGCCGATCGTGTATTGGCGGTTCGGCCTGTACCGCCGCTTCTGGGCGTACGCCAGCATGAAGGAAGTGCTAATCATCTTCGGCGCCATCGCGGCCAACGGCTTGCTCATGCAGGGGTACTACCTGCTTTCCTTTTATATCACCAAGCCGCGGGTTCCTTTCACCATTCCGGCGATCGACGCCCTGGTGAGCCTGGTGCTCGTCGGCGGAATGCGGTTCTCGATCCGCATGCTGTCCGAAGTGATGCAGGCGCGCCGCCGCCTGCCGGGCAGCGGCGCGACCAAGCGGGTGCTGATCGCCGGGGCCGGAGATGCGGGCGCGCTGGTGGCGCGCGAGATGCAGAAGAATCCGCAGTTGCGGATGATCCCGGTCGGCTTTCTCGACGACGCGCCGGAGAAGCTCAACCAGCGAATCCACGGCGTGCAAGTACTGGGAAGGCTGGATCACGTCCGCAGGATAGCCGCCGAACAGGAAGCCGACGAGCTGGTGATCGCGATTCCCTCGGCGTCGGGCGAGGTGTTCCGCAAAATCTCCGATCAATG
Above is a window of Anaerolineales bacterium DNA encoding:
- a CDS encoding glycosyltransferase family 2 protein; translated protein: MTDPRPSVSVLIPCRNEERTIEQVLDALRAQTYPSEQVEVIVADGRSTDGTRDKLRAYARAHPGWTLRQIDNPGQTAPAGLNAGLREARGEIILRMDAHAVPDPDYIERVVETLARTGCDGVGGGIDIQPGGPGLIARAIAAAVANPFATGGVRYRSGGQAGEVDTVPFAAFRREVFRRVGEFNEGVPVNEDYEFNYRVRAAGGRIFFSPAIRSRYIARGRPGALIRQYYSYGHQKAVMLALHPKSIRLRQFIPAMFAASLAAGAAAAALHRPAAFLLGVMLLAYGAAAFFFAARDAVRRRDPALVPALPPVFFCIHTAWGLGFWAGMAEIIGDRLRGKGGS
- a CDS encoding NAD-dependent epimerase/dehydratase family protein → MANYLITGGAGFIGSHLAESLVRQGHTVRILDNFLTGKRSNLAGIRGKAEVIKGDIRDKRAVLAAVRGMEYVLHHAALVSVAESVERPEETLDININGTLNVLQSARKAGVRRVVMASSCAVYGSGRIPAREDQAPRPLSPYAVSKLAGEALALSFHHSYGLPAACLRYFNVFGPRQDPSSPYSGVIAIFSARAVAGEPVTIYGDGRQTRDFIYVADVVDANLRACESETAPGRAMNVGTGRGRSLLQLRSDLADLLGAPLAVRHAPPRSGDIYHSRGDPALARKLIGFRPRTDFRAGLAATLDWQRGAAGRRAP